One Methylobacterium sp. AMS5 genomic region harbors:
- a CDS encoding dihydroorotase, producing MEAPFDLVLSGGTLVNHDGEHRADLGIRGGRVAAIGDLSGAAAQERRDCRGLHLLPGVIDSQVHFREPGLDHKEDLETGSRAAVMGGVTAVFEMPNTNPQTTSAAALADKVTRAHHRMHCDFAFWVGGTHENAGEVAALERLPGAAGIKVFIGSSTGSLLVEDDAGVREILKRIRRRAAFHSEDEPMLRERKGLRVPGDAASHPVWRSPEVAVKATQRLIALARETGARIHILHISTADEMPILAEAKDVASVEVTPHHLTLDGTEAYARLGTLVQMNPPVRDAGHRDGIWRGLSQGVVDVLGSDHAPHTLEEKAKPYPDSPSGMTGVQTLVPIMLDHVNAGRLSLARLVDLTSAGPKRLFGIARKGRLAVGYDADVTVVDLKRRETIRNAWIASKCGWTPYDGLTVTGWPVGTVVRGTPVMWQGELANPARGEAVVFEEALPTG from the coding sequence ATGGAAGCGCCTTTCGACCTCGTCCTGTCCGGCGGCACGCTGGTGAACCACGATGGCGAGCATCGTGCCGATCTCGGCATCCGCGGCGGACGGGTGGCGGCCATCGGCGACCTTTCGGGCGCGGCGGCGCAGGAGCGGCGCGATTGCCGCGGCCTGCACCTCCTGCCCGGCGTGATCGACAGCCAGGTGCATTTCCGCGAGCCCGGTCTCGACCACAAGGAAGACCTGGAAACGGGCTCGCGCGCGGCGGTGATGGGCGGCGTCACGGCGGTGTTCGAGATGCCCAACACCAACCCGCAGACCACGAGCGCCGCAGCGCTCGCCGACAAGGTGACCCGCGCCCACCACCGGATGCATTGCGACTTCGCCTTCTGGGTCGGCGGCACCCACGAGAATGCAGGCGAGGTCGCCGCGTTGGAGCGGCTGCCGGGTGCGGCGGGAATCAAGGTGTTCATCGGCTCCTCCACCGGCTCGCTGCTGGTCGAGGACGATGCCGGCGTGCGCGAGATCCTGAAGCGGATCCGCCGCCGCGCCGCCTTCCACTCGGAAGACGAGCCGATGCTGCGCGAGCGCAAGGGCCTTCGCGTGCCGGGCGATGCCGCCTCGCACCCGGTCTGGCGCTCGCCGGAGGTGGCGGTGAAGGCCACGCAGCGGCTGATCGCGCTCGCGCGGGAGACCGGGGCCCGCATCCACATCCTGCACATCTCGACCGCGGACGAGATGCCGATTCTGGCCGAGGCGAAGGATGTCGCGAGCGTCGAGGTGACGCCGCACCACCTGACGCTCGACGGAACGGAAGCCTATGCCCGGCTCGGGACGCTGGTGCAGATGAACCCGCCGGTGCGCGACGCCGGGCACCGCGACGGGATCTGGCGCGGGCTGTCCCAGGGCGTGGTCGACGTCCTCGGCTCCGACCACGCGCCGCACACGCTGGAGGAGAAAGCCAAGCCCTATCCGGACTCGCCCTCCGGCATGACCGGCGTGCAGACGCTGGTGCCGATCATGCTCGACCACGTGAATGCCGGCCGGCTCTCCCTCGCCCGGCTCGTGGATCTGACCAGCGCCGGCCCGAAGCGCCTGTTCGGCATCGCCCGCAAGGGGCGGCTCGCCGTGGGCTACGATGCCGACGTGACCGTGGTGGACCTCAAGCGCCGCGAGACGATCCGCAACGCGTGGATCGCCTCGAAATGCGGCTGGACGCCCTATGATGGGCTCACCGTCACGGGCTGGCCGGTGGGCACGGTGGTGCGGGGCACGCCGGTGATGTGGCAGGGCGAGTTGGCCAACCCCGCGCGGGGCGAGGCGGTGGTGTTCGAGGAAGCGCTGCCGACGGGGTAG
- a CDS encoding folate-binding protein YgfZ, giving the protein MPIALLPDRAVVAVSGPDALPFLQGILTCNVETLPEGEARLGALLTPQGKIQFDFLVSRTGDGFRLDTAAERVADLVKRLGLYRLRAKVSVAADPTLGVAAAWDGAETAAEMARVRDGRLPALGERLYFAEGAFSADATEADYHAHRIGLGVPEGGRDFAFSDAFPHEALMDQLGGVDFKKGCYVGQEVVSRMQHRGTARTRILPIVYRDGPAPEPGTEVIAGARSLGVTGSAAGDRGLATIRLDRLGDALAIGEPVRAGGTIAAVAKPDFAGFAFPTDTAVAG; this is encoded by the coding sequence ATGCCGATCGCCCTGCTGCCGGACCGCGCCGTCGTTGCCGTCTCGGGTCCGGACGCGCTCCCCTTCCTGCAAGGCATCCTCACCTGCAACGTCGAGACGCTGCCGGAGGGCGAGGCGCGGCTCGGCGCGCTGCTGACGCCCCAGGGCAAGATCCAGTTCGATTTTCTGGTGTCCCGCACCGGGGATGGCTTTCGCCTCGATACCGCGGCCGAGCGCGTGGCCGACCTCGTCAAGCGGCTGGGGCTCTACCGCCTGCGCGCCAAGGTGAGCGTGGCCGCCGACCCGACGCTCGGCGTGGCCGCCGCCTGGGATGGGGCCGAGACCGCGGCCGAGATGGCGCGGGTGCGCGACGGGCGCCTGCCCGCGCTCGGCGAGCGGCTGTATTTCGCCGAGGGCGCCTTCTCGGCGGATGCAACGGAGGCGGATTACCATGCCCACCGCATCGGCCTCGGCGTGCCGGAAGGCGGGCGCGACTTCGCCTTCAGCGATGCCTTCCCGCACGAGGCGCTGATGGACCAGCTCGGCGGCGTGGACTTCAAGAAGGGCTGCTATGTCGGGCAGGAGGTGGTCTCGCGGATGCAGCACCGTGGCACCGCCCGCACCCGCATCCTGCCCATCGTCTACCGCGACGGCCCGGCACCGGAGCCCGGCACGGAGGTGATTGCAGGCGCGCGCAGCCTCGGCGTCACCGGCAGCGCGGCCGGTGACCGGGGGCTCGCCACGATCCGCCTCGACCGCCTCGGCGACGCGCTCGCCATCGGTGAGCCGGTGCGGGCGGGCGGCACGATCGCGGCCGTGGCCAAGCCCGATTTCGCCGGCTTCGCCTTCCCCACCGACACGGCCGTGGCCGGATGA
- a CDS encoding DNA-3-methyladenine glycosylase I produces MSADSSGLITSHPDGCPRCWWPGTDPLYVAYHDTEWGVPETDSRALYEKLILDGFQAGLSWITILRRRDGFRRAFEGFEPERVARFTDDDVERLMGDTGIIRNRAKIRGAISGARAWLAIEEAGPGFSPFLWDFCDGRPIQTNAATRAAIATETDVSRKMGKALKAKGFTFCGPTIVHAFMQAVGMVNDHLTGCHRHAPCAALGEGRRP; encoded by the coding sequence ATGAGCGCGGATTCCAGCGGGCTGATCACCTCCCATCCCGACGGCTGTCCGCGCTGCTGGTGGCCGGGGACCGATCCGCTTTACGTCGCCTATCACGACACCGAGTGGGGCGTGCCGGAAACCGATTCCCGCGCGCTCTACGAAAAGCTGATCCTGGACGGGTTCCAGGCGGGCCTGTCGTGGATCACCATCCTGCGCCGCCGCGACGGCTTCCGCCGGGCCTTCGAGGGCTTCGAGCCGGAGCGGGTCGCCCGCTTCACGGACGACGATGTCGAGCGGCTGATGGGTGACACCGGCATCATCCGCAACCGCGCCAAGATCCGCGGCGCGATCAGCGGCGCGCGGGCGTGGCTCGCCATCGAGGAGGCGGGGCCGGGCTTCTCGCCCTTCCTCTGGGACTTTTGCGACGGCCGGCCGATCCAGACCAACGCGGCTACCCGCGCCGCGATCGCCACCGAAACCGATGTGTCAAGAAAGATGGGCAAGGCCCTGAAAGCGAAGGGCTTCACCTTCTGCGGCCCCACCATCGTCCACGCCTTCATGCAGGCGGTCGGCATGGTCAACGACCATCTCACCGGCTGTCACCGTCACGCGCCCTGCGCCGCCCTCGGCGAGGGCCGCCGCCCGTGA
- a CDS encoding HD family hydrolase: MSAAVSPSKKPARAWQRMLSGRRLDLLDPSPLDVEITDIAHGLARVARWNGQTAGPHVFSVAQHSLLVEAIGGALDPRIGAPERLELLLHDAPEYVIGDIISPLKNAIGDAYRSVERRLLAAIRQRFGLAAPSPALARLVKRADRIAAAIEATRLAGFSNAEADGIFGRPPVLPEPIDAEIERLVAGWPTAEAEACYLARFAALQRGA, translated from the coding sequence GTGAGCGCGGCCGTGAGCCCGTCCAAAAAGCCGGCGCGGGCGTGGCAGCGGATGCTGTCGGGCCGGCGGCTCGACCTGCTCGACCCCTCGCCGCTGGATGTCGAGATCACCGACATCGCCCACGGGCTGGCCCGCGTCGCCCGCTGGAACGGGCAGACGGCGGGCCCGCACGTCTTCTCCGTGGCGCAGCACTCGTTGCTGGTGGAGGCGATCGGCGGCGCCCTCGATCCGCGGATCGGCGCCCCGGAGCGGCTCGAATTGCTGCTCCACGACGCGCCGGAATACGTCATCGGCGACATCATCTCGCCGCTCAAGAACGCCATCGGCGACGCCTATCGCAGCGTCGAGCGGCGCCTGCTCGCGGCGATCCGCCAGCGCTTCGGGCTCGCCGCGCCCTCCCCGGCGCTCGCCCGTCTCGTCAAGCGGGCCGACCGCATCGCCGCGGCGATCGAGGCCACCCGGCTCGCCGGTTTTTCGAACGCGGAGGCCGACGGGATCTTCGGGCGCCCGCCGGTTCTGCCCGAGCCCATCGACGCCGAAATCGAGCGGCTGGTCGCCGGATGGCCGACGGCAGAGGCGGAGGCGTGCTATCTCGCCCGCTTCGCCGCGCTTCAGCGCGGAGCGTGA
- a CDS encoding exodeoxyribonuclease VII small subunit — MNDLTPDASAAAAPGDLPFERALEQLEEIVRRLERGDVPLDESVAIYERGEALKRHCETLLKRAEARIQKIAIGPDGRAAGTAPLDVE, encoded by the coding sequence ATGAACGATCTTACACCCGACGCATCTGCCGCGGCGGCGCCGGGCGATCTGCCGTTCGAGCGGGCGCTGGAGCAGCTCGAGGAGATCGTGCGCCGGCTGGAGCGCGGCGACGTGCCCCTCGACGAATCGGTGGCGATCTACGAGCGCGGCGAGGCGCTCAAGCGTCACTGCGAGACCCTGCTGAAGCGGGCCGAGGCCCGCATCCAGAAGATCGCCATCGGACCGGACGGCCGGGCCGCCGGCACCGCGCCGCTCGACGTCGAGTAG